The Xiphophorus maculatus strain JP 163 A chromosome 21, X_maculatus-5.0-male, whole genome shotgun sequence genome window below encodes:
- the LOC102233452 gene encoding rho GTPase-activating protein 28-like isoform X1: MSSRTERRMLSPHSATSPPTSSSSPSTVTSDSRHNAMETYWREVQSIEEEQEGEEEEEVEEERKSMDEAELEEAWLTEAGLSSLVVGSSSTETPPVVEAVLSTLTRQQAATVRKRLDNYNETLRKRNRQPIRDVRDVFTEPEADSTDHNPFPTQQHPEPPPRRYHTTTKTIRRSTNRGRSTLPVFVFEDQLPEDPSSPAPTPSPSSVVSRLRCADWLLRDTPYSEGVVEHKRGETCRDCIRFHGDESSDLQFAPASPSHGLTCTDDLSSRDLTRLGFIAHIELSTFLLALGVQSKRSRPPHRRTRDSGVFGVSLNSLLDNDRKRFPGVKVPVFFQKLLGVLEQSGLQTEGILRVPGSAARLKLLRRELDRCWCTFDWTDVRPADAGGLLKLFIRELPTPLLTHTHLSTFCSVLGVSSEAHQVQALQLLLLLLPEAHRNTLRALLLFLRKVVSHQDHNRMSLWNVSMVMAPNLFTRHNHRNKRSITKQKEEMEEAMGGARLIGLMIRHQDLLWTLPRFLLAQVRQMNQASSQRQFNLSRTTSRLLRRKNDKNDRNLVGELSEGVIRVHAPLHTKVSMAIQLDEQTTARDVTTRFQSESSPTQHLYEVGGNIYERRLQPDCCLLDVYRVNPRCDWLIKP, translated from the exons ATGAGCAGCCGGACCGAGCGGAG GATGTTGTCACCTCATTCTGCTACCTCACCCCCCACCTCCTCAAGCTCCCCTAGCACAGTGACCTCTGACTCCAGACATAATGCCATGGAGACCTACTGGAGAGAGGTACAGAGCAtcgaagaggagcaggagggggaagaagaggaagaggtagaagaggagaggaagagcatGGATG agGCGGAGCTGGAGGAGGCATGGCTGACGGAGGCAGGGCTTTCCTCCCTGGTCGTGGGCTCTTCATCAACAGAGACGCCACCTGTGGTGGAGGCAGTGCTGTCCACGTTGACACGACAACAAGCCGCTACAGTGAGGAAGAGGCTGGACAACTACAATGAGACGCTGAGGAAAAGGAAccggcagccaatcagagacgtGCGTGACGTCTTCACTGAG cCTGAGGCTGACTCTACAGACCACAACCCGTTCCCGACCCAACAGCACCCAGAGCCGCCTCCACGGCGGTACCACACCACAACCAAGACCATCCGCCGCAGCACAAACAGAG GGCGGTCCACTCTTCCCGTGTTTGTTTTTGAGGACCAGCTCCCTGAAGACCCGTCCTCCCCCGCGCCCACTCCCTCCCCCTCCTCGGTGGTGAGTCGACTGAGATGTGCCGATTGGCTGCTGCGCGACACTCCGTACTCAGAGGGCGTGGTGGAGCATAAACGGGGAGAGACATGCAGGGATTGCAtccgtttccatggagatgaGAGCAGTGATCTGCAG TTTGCCCCCGCCTCTCCGTCACACGGTCTCACCTGTACAGACGACCTGTCGTCACGCGACCTCACACGCCTCGGCTTCATCGCTCACATCGAACTCTCCACCTTCCTGCTGGCTCTGGGAGTCCAAAGCAAACGCAGCCGGCCGCCGCACCGCAGGACTCGGg ACAGCGGCGTGTTCGGCGTCTCGCTGAACTCTCTGCTGGACAACGACAGGAAGAGGTTTCCTGGAGTCAAAGTGCCTGTCTTCTTCCAGAAG TTGTTGGGCGTCTTGGAGCAGAGCGGTCTGCAGACTGAAGGAATCCTTCGAGTTCCAGGATCAGCTGCCAGACTGAAG TTATTGAGAAGGGAGCTGGATCGGTGCTGGTGTACCTTTGACTGGACCGACGTGCGGCCGGCGGACGCCGGCGGACTGCTGAAGCTCTTTATCAGAGAGCTGCCGACGCCgttgctgacacacacacacctgtccaCCTTCTGCTCTGTCCTGG GCGTGTCCTCTGAGGCCCACCAGGTCCaggctctgcagctcctcctcctgctccttcctGAAGCTCACAGAAACACGCTGAGG GCCCTACTGCTCTTCCTCCGGAAGGTGGTCTCTCATCAGGACCACAACCGGATGTCTCTGTGGAACGTCTCCATGGTGATGGCTCCCAACTTGTTCACTCGCCATAACCATAGAAACAAGCGCTCCATCACCAAGCagaaggaggagatggaggaggcGATGGGCGGAGCACGGCTGATCGGACTCATGATCCGGCACCAGGACCTGCTGTGGACC CTCCCGAGGTTTCTCCTGGCCCAGGTAAGACAGATGAACCAGGCGTCCAGTCAGAGACAGTTCAACCTGAGCAGGACAACGTCCCGACTGCTGAGGAGGAAGAATGACAAGAACGACAGGAACCTG GTCGGCGAGCTGTCTGAAGGGGTCATCCGGGTTCACGCACCGCTGCACACCAAGGTTTCCATGGCGATCCAACTCGACGAACAGACGACCGCCAGAGACGTGACAACCCGCTTCCAGTCCGAGTCCAG CCCCACCCAACACCTGTACGAGGTCGGAGGAAACATCT ATGAGCGCCGCCTGCAGCCAGACTGCTGCCTGCTGGACGTCTACAGGGTCAACCCtcgctgtgattggctgatcaaGCCCTGA
- the LOC102233452 gene encoding rho GTPase-activating protein 18-like isoform X2: MSSRTERRMLSPHSATSPPTSSSSPSTVTSDSRHNAMETYWREVQSIEEEQEGEEEEEVEEERKSMDEAELEEAWLTEAGLSSLVVGSSSTETPPVVEAVLSTLTRQQAATVRKRLDNYNETLRKRNRQPIRDVRDVFTEPEADSTDHNPFPTQQHPEPPPRRYHTTTKTIRRSTNRGRSTLPVFVFEDQLPEDPSSPAPTPSPSSVVSRLRCADWLLRDTPYSEGVVEHKRGETCRDCIRFHGDESSDLQFAPASPSHGLTCTDDLSSRDLTRLGFIAHIELSTFLLALGVQSKRSRPPHRRTRDSGVFGVSLNSLLDNDRKRFPGVKVPVFFQKLLGVLEQSGLQTEGILRVPGSAARLKLLRRELDRCWCTFDWTDVRPADAGGLLKLFIRELPTPLLTHTHLSTFCSVLGVSSEAHQVQALQLLLLLLPEAHRNTLRALLLFLRKVVSHQDHNRMSLWNVSMVMAPNLFTRHNHRNKRSITKQKEEMEEAMGGARLIGLMIRHQDLLWTLPRFLLAQVRQMNQASSQRQFNLSRTTSRLLRRKNDKNDRNLVGELSEGVIRVHAPLHTKVSMAIQLDEQTTARDVTTRFQSESSPTQHLYEVGGNICKYPDDIITFSCLRNTWTPVCLRLPVR, from the exons ATGAGCAGCCGGACCGAGCGGAG GATGTTGTCACCTCATTCTGCTACCTCACCCCCCACCTCCTCAAGCTCCCCTAGCACAGTGACCTCTGACTCCAGACATAATGCCATGGAGACCTACTGGAGAGAGGTACAGAGCAtcgaagaggagcaggagggggaagaagaggaagaggtagaagaggagaggaagagcatGGATG agGCGGAGCTGGAGGAGGCATGGCTGACGGAGGCAGGGCTTTCCTCCCTGGTCGTGGGCTCTTCATCAACAGAGACGCCACCTGTGGTGGAGGCAGTGCTGTCCACGTTGACACGACAACAAGCCGCTACAGTGAGGAAGAGGCTGGACAACTACAATGAGACGCTGAGGAAAAGGAAccggcagccaatcagagacgtGCGTGACGTCTTCACTGAG cCTGAGGCTGACTCTACAGACCACAACCCGTTCCCGACCCAACAGCACCCAGAGCCGCCTCCACGGCGGTACCACACCACAACCAAGACCATCCGCCGCAGCACAAACAGAG GGCGGTCCACTCTTCCCGTGTTTGTTTTTGAGGACCAGCTCCCTGAAGACCCGTCCTCCCCCGCGCCCACTCCCTCCCCCTCCTCGGTGGTGAGTCGACTGAGATGTGCCGATTGGCTGCTGCGCGACACTCCGTACTCAGAGGGCGTGGTGGAGCATAAACGGGGAGAGACATGCAGGGATTGCAtccgtttccatggagatgaGAGCAGTGATCTGCAG TTTGCCCCCGCCTCTCCGTCACACGGTCTCACCTGTACAGACGACCTGTCGTCACGCGACCTCACACGCCTCGGCTTCATCGCTCACATCGAACTCTCCACCTTCCTGCTGGCTCTGGGAGTCCAAAGCAAACGCAGCCGGCCGCCGCACCGCAGGACTCGGg ACAGCGGCGTGTTCGGCGTCTCGCTGAACTCTCTGCTGGACAACGACAGGAAGAGGTTTCCTGGAGTCAAAGTGCCTGTCTTCTTCCAGAAG TTGTTGGGCGTCTTGGAGCAGAGCGGTCTGCAGACTGAAGGAATCCTTCGAGTTCCAGGATCAGCTGCCAGACTGAAG TTATTGAGAAGGGAGCTGGATCGGTGCTGGTGTACCTTTGACTGGACCGACGTGCGGCCGGCGGACGCCGGCGGACTGCTGAAGCTCTTTATCAGAGAGCTGCCGACGCCgttgctgacacacacacacctgtccaCCTTCTGCTCTGTCCTGG GCGTGTCCTCTGAGGCCCACCAGGTCCaggctctgcagctcctcctcctgctccttcctGAAGCTCACAGAAACACGCTGAGG GCCCTACTGCTCTTCCTCCGGAAGGTGGTCTCTCATCAGGACCACAACCGGATGTCTCTGTGGAACGTCTCCATGGTGATGGCTCCCAACTTGTTCACTCGCCATAACCATAGAAACAAGCGCTCCATCACCAAGCagaaggaggagatggaggaggcGATGGGCGGAGCACGGCTGATCGGACTCATGATCCGGCACCAGGACCTGCTGTGGACC CTCCCGAGGTTTCTCCTGGCCCAGGTAAGACAGATGAACCAGGCGTCCAGTCAGAGACAGTTCAACCTGAGCAGGACAACGTCCCGACTGCTGAGGAGGAAGAATGACAAGAACGACAGGAACCTG GTCGGCGAGCTGTCTGAAGGGGTCATCCGGGTTCACGCACCGCTGCACACCAAGGTTTCCATGGCGATCCAACTCGACGAACAGACGACCGCCAGAGACGTGACAACCCGCTTCCAGTCCGAGTCCAG CCCCACCCAACACCTGTACGAGGTCGGAGGAAACATCTGTAAGTAtcctgatgacatcatcacctTCAGTTGTCTGAGGAACACCTGGACACCTGTCTGTCTCCGTCTCCCTGTCAGATGA
- the LOC102232157 gene encoding lethal(3)malignant brain tumor-like protein 4, whose protein sequence is MGSAGFQRNWTGSGQEDISEARDTAGPQDLKGFGSELQVIRDQNSSARFWYQWDPPEPHAVIGLGQNLLQINVPVRLTQNRLGSGSALSALSLSLSLSLSPPTLRSAHACCPPSLQFPCCSVCQRSDADHHSREKNEGTTEEDEEEMKNKVSSTQVSVKRRSWSWQQYLNEQKAEAAPPSLFTQDQSCPSRRTAFKVGMKLEGIDPLHPSMFCVLTVAEVIGCRLRLHIDGYSECYDFWVNADSPDIRPAGWCREHRHKLHPPKGHSETEFDWQDYLQSSGSLAAPPTMFTCRSTLCEFQVGMKLEAVDKKNPGLVCVASVADVINDRFLVHFDNWDDTYDYWCDSSSPYIHPVGWCEVQGRPLTAPQGHPRPEDFVWDDYLQETGSTAAPSSAFTLRAPHGFQVNHRLEAVDRRNPMLIRVATVTDTEDYRVKVHYDGWSTQLDVWMDSDHADLHPTGWSQRTGHPLEPPPGSSPLPSPSQGVCPTAGCRGVGHIKGAKYTGHHSAFGCPYSDINLRKEVVLPDRLGGERSVTLVPVSLSHLHSRGVQVKQESSDVPLLPLGKRKRLPDRLTQPTKCLRVKQEEEELPLRTISPESSLQAVLHQSVFLSAMSAQPGRDLSLCWEQHRKLLPGVARLHADAVRRWTVQQVSDFVESLPGCEDQAQLFRDEQIDGRAFLLLTQRDIVRIMSIKLGPALKIYNSILMFKHAEDKSQSQAEDKSQSRAEDKSQSQAEDKSQSQAEDKSQSRAEDKSQSQTEDKSQSQAEDKSQSDVQDPST, encoded by the exons ATGGGTTCTGCAGGGTTCCAGAGGAACTGGACCGGTTCCGGACAGGAAGACATCAGCGAAGCCAGAGATACTGCTGGTccacag GACCTGAAGGGTTTTGGTTCTGAACTCCAGGTCATCAGAGACCAGAACTCCTCGGCTCGGTTCTGGTACCAGTGGGATCCACCAGAACCACATGCAGTTATTGGACTGGGTCAGAACCTGCTGCAGATTAATGTTCCTGTTAGGCTGACACAGAACCGcctcggttctggttctgctctctctgctctctctctctctctctctctctctctctccccgcCCACTCTCCGTTCTGCGCATGCGTGCTGCCCTCCCAGCCTCCAGTTTCCGTGTTGTTCTGTGTGTCAGCGCAGTGACGCGGATCATCACAGTCG AGAGAAGAACGAGGGAACCAcagaggaagacgaggaggagaTGAAGAACAAAGTCAGCAGCACTCAAG TCAGCGTGAAGAGGCGCTCCTGGTCCTGGCAGCAGTACCTGAACGAGCAGAAGGCCGAGGCAGCTCCGCCCTCTCTCTTCACCCAG GACCAGTCCTGTCCCAGCAGGAGGACGGCCTTCAAGGTGGGCATGAAGCTGGAGGGCATCGACCCGCTGCATCCCTCCATGTTCTGTGTGCTGACCGTCGCCGAG GTGATTGGCTGCCGGCTGCGTCTCCACATCGACGGATACTCTGAGTGCTATGACTTCTGGGTAAACGCCGACTCACCTGACATCAGACCCGCCGGATGGTGCAGAGAGCACCGCCACAAGCTCCACCCACCCAAAG GTCACAGTGAGACGGAGTTCGATTGGCAGGACTACCTGCAATCCTCAGGGTCCCTCGCAGCTCCGCCCACCATGTTCACCTGTCGCTCCACC CTGTGTGAGTTCCAGGTGGGGATGAAGCTGGAGGCAGTGGACAAGAAGAACCCGGGACTGGTGTGTGTGGCGTCTGTCGCTGATGTCATCAACGACCGCTTCCTGGTTCACTTCGACAACTGGGACGACACCTATGACTACTG GTGTGACAGCAGCAGTCCCTACATCCATCCGGTGGGCTGGTGTGAGGTGCAGGGCCGACCGCTGACCGCGCCGCAGG GTCATCCCAGGCCAGAGGACTTTGTGTGGGACGACTACCTGCAGGAAACTGGTTCCACGGCTGCTCCCAGTTCAGCGTTCACACTG AGAGCTCCGCACGGTTTCCAGGTGAACCACAGGCTGGAGGCGGTGGACAGGAGGAACCCCATGCTGATCCGCGTCGCCACGGTGACGGACACCGAGGACTACAGGGTGAAG GTCCACTACGACGGCTGGTCCACCCAGCTGGACGTCTGGATGGACAGCGACCACGCAGACCTCCACCCGACGGGGTGGAGCCAGCGCACCGGGCACCCGCTGGAGCCCCCCCCAG GGTCGTCCCCACTGCCGTCCCCGTCTCAGGGAGTGTGTCCCACTGCCGGCTGCAGAGGCGTCGGACACATCAAAGGAGCCAAATATACGGGACACCACAG TGCCTTCGGCTGTCCGTACTCAGACATCAACCTGAGGAAGGAGGTGGTTCTGCCCGACCGGCTGGGTGGGGAGAGGTCCGTCACCTTGGTGCCCGTGTCCCTGTCTCACCTTCACAG CAGAGGCGTCCAGGTGAAGCAGGAGTCCAGTGATGTCCCTCTGCTGCCTCTGGGAAAGAGGAAAAGATTACCTGACAG ACTGACCCAACCAACCAAATGCCTGCGtgtgaaacaggaagaggaggagcttccCCTCAGAACCATCAGTCCAG AGTCCAGTCTGCAGGCCGTCCTCCATCAGTCCGTCTTCCTGTCGGCCATGTCGGCCCAACCGGGTCGCGACCTCTCTCTCTGCTGGGAGCAGCACAGGAAGCTGTTGCCGGGCGTGGCCCGTCTCCACGCCGACGCCGTCCGCCGCTGGACCGTCCAGCAG GTGTCGGACTTCGTGGAATCTCTTCCTGGATGTGAGGATCAGGCCCAGCTGTTCAGAGACGAG CAAATAGATGGGCGGGCCTTCCTGCTGCTCACCCAACGGGACATCGTCAGGATCATGTCCATCAAGCTCGGCCCCGCCCTCAAGATCTACAACTCCATCCTGATGTTCAAACACGCCGAGGACAAGAGCCAATCACAGGCCGAGGACAAGAGCCAATCACGGGCTGAGGACAAGAGCCAATCACAGGCCGAGGACAAGAGCCAATCACAGGCCGAGGACAAGAGCCAATCACGGGCTGAGGACAAGAGCCAATCACAGACTGAGGACAAGAGCCAATCACAGGCTGAGGACAAGAGCCAATCAGATGTCCAGGATCCCAGCACCTGA
- the LOC102233192 gene encoding transmembrane protein 200C-like → MIATGGLLRINARRQDSLRSKPHRSHPHKKKSKNKRRSEVVVVKGKLKLCSISGLVAVLGILVLMVGVLMAALGYWPRDGLFFSSQPREGATMALMSFSSPAPALVEDQEPGWAESDGGDGTNGRGNGFNQSEAVNGTSQDVPKGFLEDFLDRYLYSDRLKVFGPLIMGIGIFLFICANAVLHENRDKKTKVINLRDIYSTVIDLHSVRKPHPSSSGSAHQPLTNPLNGLINYVQAKSLDSKSQMCPAALLSRQPASSRSCSDGGGGGVFSVCQEHPPAPPPSSSNRHSLPLTSDPCWTSHHKDTRSSFTLPRPRQRSPGARRRHSFWARSSGQEEQKEEEMQPPPLCASTPPPHQFSEALLLLSSSSLSSLSHLLSSSSTPAPPCRRRSLPTAAFNAAYCKLTQGEDESFEWSSSHKVTPEEAARPSQPETP, encoded by the exons ATGATTGCGACAGGCGGTCTGCTGAGGATCAACGCGCGGCGACAGGACTCTCTGAGGTCCAAACCACACAGATCCCACCCGCACAAGAAGAAGAGCAAGAACAAAAG ACGCAGCGAGGTGGTGGTGGTCAAGGGGAAGCTGAAGCTGTGCTCCATCTCGGGACTGGTGGCCGTTCTGGGgatcctggttctgatggtcGGGGTTCTGATGGCGGCTCTGGGCTACTGGCCTCGGGACGGACTGTTCTTCAGCTCCCAGCCACGGGAGGGCGCCACTATGGCCTTGATGTCCTTCAGTAGTCCAGCACCAGCACTTGTTGAAGACCAG GAACCCGGGTGGGCGGAGTCAGACGGAGGAGACGGAACCAATGGCAGAGGAAATGgcttcaaccaatcagaggccgTCAACGGGACCTCTCAAGATGTTCCAAAAGGATTTCTGGAAGACTTCCTGGACAG GTATCTGTACTCTGATAGGCTGAAGGTCTTCGGCCCGCTCATCATGGGGATTGGcatcttcctcttcatctgTGCCAACGCCGTCCTGCATGAGAACCGGGACAAGAAGACGAAGGTCATCAACCTGCGGGACATCTACTCCACCGTCATCGACCTCCACAGCGTCCGGAAGCCCCACCCTTCTTCCTCTGGCTCCGCCCACCAGCCGTTAACCAATCCGCTCAATGGACTCATCAACTATGTCCAGGCCAAGAGTCTGGACTCAAAGTCCCAGATGTGTCCCGCCGCCCTGTTGTCAAGGCAACCAGCCAGTAGCAGGAGCTGCAGtgacggaggaggaggaggagtctTCAGTGTCTGCCAGGAGCATCCGCCTgcacctcctccctcctcctccaacAGACACTCCCTgcccctgacctctgacccctgctGGACCTCCCACCACAAAGACACGCGGAGCTCTTTCACGTTGCCCCGGCCCCGCCAGCGCTCCCCCGGCGCCCGCAGGAGACACTCCTTCTGGGCCAGGAGCAGCGGccaggaggagcagaaggaggaggagatgcaGCCGCCGCCTCTGTGTGCCTCCACTCCTCCGCCTCACCAATTCTCCGAGGCTCtgctcctcctctcctcttcctcgctctCCTCCCTGTCccacctcctctcctcctcctccactccAGCCCCACCCTGCAGGAGGCGGAGCCTTCCGACCGCCGCCTTTAACGCGGCCTACTGCAAGCTGACGCAAGGAGAGGACGAGTCCTTCGAGTGGTCTTCATCACACAAGGTGACCCCAGAGGAGGCGGCTCGGCCCTCACAACCAGAGACACCCTGA